In Melospiza melodia melodia isolate bMelMel2 chromosome 11, bMelMel2.pri, whole genome shotgun sequence, the following proteins share a genomic window:
- the MAGOH gene encoding protein mago nashi homolog, which yields MASDFYLRYYVGHKGKFGHEFLEFEFRPDGKLRYANNSNYKNDVMIRKEAYVHKSVMEELKRIIDDSEITKEDDALWPPPDRVGRQELEIVIGDEHISFTTSKIGSLIDVNQSKDPEGLRVFYYLVQDLKCLVFSLIGLHFKIKPI from the exons ATGGCGAGTGATTTCTACCTCCGCTACTATGTGGGGCACAAGGGGAAATTCGGACACGAGTTCCTCGAGTTCGAGTTCCGGCCCGACG GAAAGCTGCGCTACGCCAACAACAGCAACTACAAGAACGATGTGATGATCCGAAAGGAG GCTTATGTGCACAAGAGTGTGATGGAAGAACTGAAGAGAATAATCGACGACAGTGAAATCACAAAAGAAGATGATGCTCTGTGGCCTCCTCCTGACAGAGTGGGCAGACAG gaaCTTGAGATAGTAATTGGTGATGAACACATCTCCTTTACCACATCAAAAATCGGTTCCCTCATTGATGTAAATCAGTCCAA AGATCCAGAAGGCTTGAGAGTATTCTATTACCTGGTCCAGGACCTTAAATGTCTTGTCTTCAGTCTTATTGGACTCCACTTCAAGATTAAGCCAATTTAA